In the Pseudomonas sp. ADAK2 genome, one interval contains:
- a CDS encoding pirin family protein codes for MKNIIGIYTSPRAHWVGDGFPVRTLFSYDTLGKHISPFLLLDHAGPAEFTPTTERRGVGQHPHRGFETVTIVYDGEVQHRDSTGSGGIIGPGDVQWMTAASGILHEEFHSEDFARRGGKLEMVQLWVNLPAKDKMADAGYQTILDRDIPNIALKDNAGSLRLIAGEFDGHTGPSRTFTPIDVWDIRLNAGKLLTLDLHEGRNTALVVLRGTVQVNGLELAREGKLALFERDGAQLTLEANGDAVVLLLSGEPIDEPIVGHGPFVMNTEQEIHQAFADFQSGRFGRMKG; via the coding sequence ATGAAAAACATCATCGGTATCTACACCAGTCCACGGGCCCATTGGGTCGGCGACGGTTTTCCGGTTCGCACGCTGTTTTCCTATGACACCCTGGGCAAACACATCAGCCCGTTTTTGCTGCTGGATCACGCCGGTCCCGCCGAATTCACCCCGACCACCGAACGGCGTGGCGTCGGCCAGCATCCGCACCGTGGTTTCGAAACCGTGACCATCGTCTACGACGGTGAAGTGCAACACCGGGATTCCACTGGCAGTGGCGGCATCATCGGCCCTGGCGACGTGCAATGGATGACGGCAGCCTCGGGGATCCTCCACGAGGAGTTCCATTCCGAAGATTTCGCCAGACGCGGCGGCAAGTTGGAAATGGTGCAACTGTGGGTCAACCTGCCGGCCAAGGACAAAATGGCCGACGCCGGTTACCAGACGATTCTCGACCGCGACATCCCGAACATTGCGCTCAAGGACAACGCGGGCAGCCTGCGCCTGATCGCCGGTGAGTTCGACGGCCATACCGGGCCGTCGCGCACCTTCACGCCAATTGATGTCTGGGATATTCGCTTGAACGCCGGCAAGTTGCTGACCCTGGATTTGCACGAAGGTCGCAACACCGCGCTGGTGGTGCTGCGCGGCACGGTGCAGGTCAATGGCCTGGAACTGGCGCGGGAAGGGAAGTTGGCGCTGTTCGAACGCGACGGTGCTCAACTCACCCTCGAAGCCAATGGCGATGCAGTGGTGTTGCTGCTCAGCGGCGAGCCGATCGACGAACCCATCGTCGGTCACGGTCCGTTCGTGATGAACACCGAGCAGGAAATCCACCAGGCGTTTGCCGACTTCCAGTCAGGGCGGTTTGGGCGGATGAAAGGTTAA
- a CDS encoding mechanosensitive ion channel family protein — MLSLLTNHPLLAALALILIDLGLWRLISTNGSNWKLVVRLVIFGLFSVLLFNEGLNPMEPAPWVDNVPLHLAATGLQIGWWLFGARTLTVLIGAVMMQRVGHTGRLLQDLLGAVIFLIAIIAAMAYVLDLPVKGVLATSGAVAIIVGLALQSTLSDVFSGIVLNTTKPYQIDDWISIDGTEGRVTDIDWRATRMQTAQGSLAVIPNSLAAKAKIINFSRPSDMFGVSISLQLSPHARPNTVVEALERAMQGCRLLLDHPAPSVALKSSSSTGVEYEISGFVASMDQKRTVRNLLFDLAYRHLQASGINLLSSVEPLAPSSFSRPRALLESSTIFSTLRQEEKETFSQNMTLQTFRAGETILAAGEVSDHLFIIESGVISVTLTRHGTPFESGRMGPGEVIGEAGILSDTSVPAAFTAKTFCALYRIEKAYLKPCLDARHDINDAMKALLDFRLHKARTLTQDEPVVVPKKGFLQWLRSRA, encoded by the coding sequence ATGCTGTCACTGCTCACCAATCACCCGCTGCTCGCCGCCCTGGCCCTGATCCTCATTGATCTGGGGCTGTGGCGCTTGATCAGCACCAATGGCAGCAACTGGAAACTGGTCGTGCGGCTGGTGATTTTCGGGTTGTTCAGCGTCCTGCTGTTCAACGAAGGCCTGAACCCGATGGAGCCGGCACCGTGGGTCGACAACGTACCGCTGCACCTGGCCGCCACCGGTTTGCAGATCGGCTGGTGGCTGTTCGGCGCGCGCACCCTGACGGTGCTGATCGGCGCGGTGATGATGCAACGGGTCGGGCACACCGGGCGTTTGCTCCAGGATTTGCTCGGCGCGGTAATTTTCCTGATCGCGATCATCGCGGCCATGGCCTACGTGCTCGACCTGCCGGTCAAAGGCGTGCTCGCCACTTCCGGCGCGGTGGCAATCATCGTCGGCCTGGCGCTGCAAAGTACCCTCAGCGACGTGTTCTCCGGCATCGTTCTGAACACCACCAAGCCTTATCAAATCGATGACTGGATTTCCATCGACGGCACCGAAGGCCGGGTCACCGACATCGACTGGCGCGCCACGCGCATGCAAACCGCCCAGGGCAGCCTGGCGGTGATTCCCAACTCCCTGGCGGCCAAGGCCAAGATCATCAATTTCAGCCGGCCCAGCGACATGTTCGGCGTGTCCATCAGCCTGCAATTGAGCCCCCACGCGCGACCCAACACCGTGGTCGAAGCCCTCGAACGTGCGATGCAGGGTTGCCGTCTTCTGCTTGATCACCCGGCACCGAGTGTCGCCTTGAAAAGCTCCAGCAGCACGGGCGTGGAATACGAAATCAGCGGGTTTGTCGCCTCGATGGACCAGAAACGCACGGTGCGCAACCTGCTGTTCGACCTGGCGTACCGGCACTTGCAGGCCTCCGGCATCAATCTGCTGTCGAGCGTGGAACCCCTCGCGCCGAGCAGTTTTTCCCGGCCACGGGCGCTGCTGGAAAGTTCGACGATTTTCTCGACCCTGCGCCAGGAAGAAAAAGAAACCTTCAGCCAGAACATGACCCTGCAAACCTTCCGCGCCGGCGAGACGATACTGGCGGCGGGGGAGGTCAGCGATCACTTGTTCATCATTGAGTCCGGGGTGATTTCGGTGACCCTGACACGTCACGGCACACCGTTCGAGTCCGGGCGCATGGGGCCGGGCGAGGTGATTGGCGAGGCTGGCATCCTGTCCGATACCTCGGTGCCCGCTGCATTTACCGCCAAGACCTTCTGCGCCCTGTACCGCATCGAAAAGGCCTACCTCAAACCGTGCCTGGATGCCCGTCACGACATCAACGATGCCATGAAAGCCTTGCTCGATTTCCGCTTGCACAAGGCGCGGACGTTGACCCAGGACGAACCGGTGGTGGTGCCGAAGAAGGGGTTTTTGCAGTGGCTCAGAAGTCGCGCCTGA
- a CDS encoding carboxymuconolactone decarboxylase family protein — MKPRIDFYTASPDALKAMIALETAVSKLPLEKNLIELVKLRSSQINGCAFCLDMHSADARKGGEDERRLATLSAWRETPFFTPRERAALAWTESLTLISQTHAPDEDYDLAVSEFSSKEMVDLTVAITTINAWNRLAIGFRKMPQA; from the coding sequence ATGAAACCCCGTATCGATTTCTACACCGCTTCCCCGGACGCCCTCAAAGCGATGATCGCCCTGGAAACCGCGGTGTCGAAACTGCCGCTGGAAAAGAACCTGATCGAACTGGTCAAGCTGCGCTCCTCGCAAATCAACGGCTGCGCCTTCTGCCTCGACATGCACAGCGCCGATGCCCGCAAGGGCGGCGAAGACGAGCGTCGCCTGGCCACCTTGTCGGCCTGGCGCGAAACGCCGTTCTTCACCCCCCGTGAACGTGCGGCCCTGGCCTGGACCGAATCCCTGACCCTGATCAGCCAGACCCACGCCCCGGACGAAGACTATGACCTGGCGGTCTCCGAATTCAGCTCCAAGGAAATGGTCGACCTGACCGTAGCCATTACCACCATCAACGCCTGGAACCGCCTGGCGATTGGTTTCCGCAAAATGCCTCAAGCCTGA
- a CDS encoding DHA2 family efflux MFS transporter permease subunit, whose product MSTVAAPAQPFNPANMATATKVFAFASMCIGMFIALLDIQIVSASLRDIGGGLSAGTDETAWVQTSYLIAEIIVIPLSGWLSRVFSTRWLFCASAVGFTLASLLCGAAWNIQSMIAFRALQGFLGGSMIPLVFTTAFFFFTGKQRVIAAATIGAVASLAPTLGPVIGGWITDISSWHWLFYINLVPGIFVAVAVPMLVKIDQPELSLLKGADYISMVFMALFLGCLEYTLEEGPRWNWFSDSTILTTAWISGLAGLAFIGRTLHVANPIVDLRALKDRNFALGCFFSFVTGIGLFATIYLTPLFLGRVRGYGALDIGLAVFSTGVFQIMAIPLYAFMANRIDLRWIMMTGLGLFALSMWDFSPITHDWGGKELMLPQALRGIAQQLAVPPAVTLTLGGLAPSRLKHASGLFNLMRNLGGAIGIAACATILNDRTNLHFTRLAEHLNSTNEALNQWLSQVGNNFAALGQSGDAGVTASLHQLWLLTYREAQTQTYGDAFLMIMVCFIIATAMVPLMRKVQPPAAPSADAH is encoded by the coding sequence CATTGCGCTGCTGGACATCCAGATTGTTTCCGCTTCGTTGCGCGACATCGGCGGCGGACTCTCGGCTGGCACCGACGAAACCGCGTGGGTGCAGACCAGTTACCTGATCGCTGAAATCATCGTGATTCCGCTGTCGGGCTGGCTGTCCCGGGTGTTCTCCACCCGTTGGCTGTTCTGCGCTTCGGCGGTGGGTTTTACCCTGGCGAGCCTGCTCTGCGGCGCGGCCTGGAATATTCAGAGCATGATCGCCTTTCGCGCCCTGCAAGGTTTTCTCGGCGGTTCGATGATCCCGCTGGTGTTCACCACCGCGTTCTTTTTCTTCACCGGTAAACAACGGGTGATTGCCGCTGCGACCATTGGCGCGGTGGCTTCGCTGGCACCGACATTGGGCCCAGTGATTGGTGGTTGGATCACTGACATTTCTTCGTGGCACTGGTTGTTCTACATCAACCTGGTGCCGGGGATTTTCGTCGCCGTGGCCGTGCCGATGCTAGTGAAGATCGACCAGCCGGAATTGTCGCTGCTCAAGGGCGCCGACTACATCAGCATGGTGTTCATGGCGCTGTTTCTCGGCTGCCTGGAATACACCCTCGAAGAAGGACCGCGCTGGAACTGGTTCAGCGACAGCACGATTTTGACCACGGCGTGGATCAGCGGCCTCGCCGGCCTGGCCTTTATTGGCCGGACGCTGCACGTGGCCAATCCAATCGTCGATTTGCGCGCCCTGAAAGACCGCAACTTTGCCCTCGGCTGCTTCTTTTCGTTCGTCACCGGGATCGGACTGTTCGCCACGATTTACCTGACGCCGCTGTTTCTCGGTCGGGTGCGTGGCTACGGTGCGCTGGACATTGGCCTGGCGGTTTTCTCCACCGGGGTGTTCCAGATCATGGCGATTCCGCTCTACGCCTTTATGGCCAACCGCATCGATCTGCGCTGGATCATGATGACCGGCCTGGGGCTGTTCGCGTTATCGATGTGGGATTTCAGCCCGATTACCCATGACTGGGGGGGCAAAGAATTGATGCTGCCGCAAGCCCTGCGCGGGATTGCCCAGCAACTGGCGGTGCCGCCAGCGGTGACCTTGACCTTGGGCGGCCTGGCGCCGTCGCGGCTTAAACATGCTTCGGGGTTATTCAACCTGATGCGTAATCTGGGTGGCGCGATTGGCATTGCGGCCTGTGCAACCATCCTTAATGACCGCACCAACCTGCACTTCACGCGGCTGGCCGAGCATTTGAACAGCACCAACGAAGCACTCAACCAGTGGCTGTCCCAGGTCGGCAATAACTTCGCCGCCCTCGGCCAAAGCGGTGACGCCGGGGTCACCGCCAGCCTGCATCAGCTGTGGTTGCTGACGTATCGCGAAGCCCAGACACAAACCTATGGCGACGCGTTTCTGATGATCATGGTCTGCTTCATTATCGCCACGGCGATGGTGCCCTTGATGCGCAAGGTGCAACCACCGGCCGCGCCGTCAGCAGATGCTCATTGA